The nucleotide window AGGAATATTTCCAGTACTGAGCTGATACCGCCCGGCGGTAAACACATCTGCTAGCTGCCCCTCATTCAGGAACATGGCTGCCTGGCTTTCCCTAACGGTAAGCTGTGCGCCGTTTTTTATTTCCTTATCTGCATCGGCAAATTTCCACATCAGCAAATTCGGATCCGGTGTAACCTCTTCTATGATCTCAATAAATGGTAAACCCATCGCTTTATTTTTTTATAGGAATCAACCTGCGATGCATGCATGTTCACAGGTTTAGTTTTAAATGACAACAGGAATGAAAATACAATCTTTTGATAACGGATTCGCTTATTTCACTTTTTGTTGACAAAAATTTTACATCGAATTTGCGTACCGTTTTCGGAAATACATATATACATCGTCTTATCACTGCAATAAGGAACATAGCTTTACAATAGGTTCCTGTTTTGTCGACCTCGTCCGAACATATCCCTCTCCCAATTATTTCCCGGCAGCATTAATAATTGTTGTTTTTACATTTTTTCTTGCTAACTTTCCTTCTCATAAATTATTGAATAAAACAGATTGCTCATGTCATCCAGAAGAAAGTTTCTTGCCAATAGTTCGATGCTGGCCCTAGGTGGGCTGGCACTACAGTCTTTCAATACACAAAATTTTTCCGGCATTATCACCGGTGCGGCTGATCAGATCAACATTGGTGTGATTGGCATCAAGGGGATGGGTTGGGCTAATACGATGTCGATACTCAAAATTGCCGGTGTTAACCTGATAGCGCTTTGTGATGTTGACCAGTCGGTGTTGGATGACCGCCTCAAAGAATTGAAAGGGAAAAATATCGATACCGGTAAAATCAAAACCTATAAAGATTACCGCGGCCTGCTGGATAATAAAGATGTAGATGCCGTTATTATTGGTACGCCCGATCACTGGCATGCTTTGATCATGATAGATGCGGTACGGGCCGGTAAAGATGTATATGTTGAAAAGCCGGTAGGTAATTCGATAGAAGAATGTCGCGCGATGGTAGCGGCCCAGGAAAAATATAATAAAGTGGTGCAGGCCGGGCAATGGCAGCGCAGCCAGCAGCATTTCAGGGATGCGATTGCTTTGGTGCATAGCGGGCAGTTAGGTAACATCAGAACGGTAAAAGTAAATTGCTACCAGGGCTGGATGAAACCCGCGCCGGTTGTGGCAGACAGCGCACCGCCTCCCGGTGTAGATTATAAAATGTGGCTGGGGCCTGCTAAAACAAGGCCTTTTAACAGCAGCCGCTTTCATTTTAATTTCCGCTGGTTTTGGGACTATGCCGGTGGCTTGATGACGGACTGGGGTGTGCACCTGATGGACTATGCCATTTTCGGTATGAACGCACCAGTACCTAAAACGGTTTCCGCTTTGGGTGGCCGGTTTGCCTACCCCGATCTGTACCAGGAAACACCCGACACCTTAACAGCGCTTTACGAGTTTGACGGCTTTAATATAGTTTGGGACCATGCCATGGGTATTGATAATGGCAATTATGGAAAAGATCATAGCATTGCCTTTATTGGTAACAACGGTACGCTGGAGCTGGATCGTGGCGGCTGGCAGGTAATTGAGGAAAAGCGCAGCGAAAAAAAAGTGTCTGTACCGCGTAAAACGCCCACTGATAACGGGCTGGATAAGCATATGGAAAATTTTGTGCAGGTGATCCGTTCGCGTAAAATGGCCGACCTGAATTGCTCTATACAAACCGGCGCTCATATTGCCACGGTTTGCCAAATGGGTAATATTGCTTTCCGCAGCCAGGAAAAAGTAACCTGGGATAAAGCAGGAGGCAAGTTCACCAATAGCCAACTCAATAAACAGTATATGATGGCGCCTTACCATAACGGGTATAAGCTGCCTAAGCTGTAGGTTTAAATTGATCCCTGTTTAATCTTTCTTAATATGTCGCCCCTACAGGGCTAACTTCTTGGAGTGTGTATTTTTACCAATTCTAAGTCCCGTACGGGACGATGAACATAGGGAGGAAAAACGTATCGGCGCATGAGTTCCCCAGCGTCCATTTCAATTCCCGCAATCGTCATTTCGACCATAGGTAGAAATCTTCTTGTTAAAGAACGAGGTTTCTCGCTTCGCTTTTAAATGCCGACTAGAAAAGCGCTTACCAAGCGAAAATTTGAAATAGACCCGTTCCTACGAGGCAGTATATAGTTATTGGTTAAGAAAATCAAACAAATTCGTTCGAATGATCACAGAAAAAGAAGCGGTAAGGATCAGCAGGTTTTTAAGCCTGGTTCTGCGACACCAGCCGGAAACGATTGGCCTGATGCTGGATGAAAATGGCTGGGCAGATGTAAACCTGTTAATTGAAAAATGCAATCAACAAGGAGTCGCCTTAAACCGGGAGTTGATCGAACATGTTGTGGCTACCAATACCAAAAAGCGATTTAGCTTTAATGAGCAAAAAGATCTGATCCGCGCCAACCAGGGACATTCTATTGAGGTAGACCTGGCCTTATCGTCACAAGTACCGCCGGAAATTCTTTTTCATGGTACGGCTGAACGATTTGTTTCACCCATAAAAGAGCACGGCTTAATCAAACAGCAACGCCAGCATGTGCACCTGAGTGCTGAAGAGTCTACTGCAGTACAGGTAGGGCAGAGACATGGAAAACCGTTTGTGTTTTCGGTATTAACAGGACAAATGCATCAAGATGGTTTTGTTTTTTATTTATCCGATAATGGCGTATGGTTAACAGATCATGTGCCCGCAAAATATTTGTCTTTTTAACCTCCTTCAGTTCGTCATTTCGAATTAGTCCTGCAAAGCGGGACGAAGAGAAATCTCGATGGAACTCGTTTTTAGGACAAAGCCTTCCCACGTTTTTATCTGAATACGAACTCACGGGTTTTTTCTGCCAGGCTGATATTAACCAACATTGATGATGGGCGCAGATTTACAGTAAAACGTATGGAGCGTACCGTAAAATTGATGTTTTTAAAGTAAATAACCCGTGCGTCTTATTCCGTTATCAACTGGTAAACCGTTGCCGACTCAAACTTTTCGCCCGGTTTTAAAACCGTTGTGGGGAAATTGGGATGATTGGGCGAATCGGGAAAATGCTGGGTTTCGAAACAAAAGGCTTCACGGGCATTAATGGGTTGCCCGTTGCGATCTTTATCTGCGCCCTTTAATGTATTGGCAGTAAAGAACTGTATACCCGGTTCGGTAGTAAACACTTTCATGGTGATACCCGACTTTGGACTCACTGCCATAGCAGCGAATTCAGGACGCTTAGAACCTTTCTTTTTATTCAATGCAAAATTATGATCGAAGCCGCCACCGTATTGTAATTGCTGGTTGGGTTGGTCTACTACCGCGCTGACAACGATAGGCCTTCTTAAGTCAAACGGCGTATTGGCAACAGGAGCTATTTCTCCGGTGGGCAGCATCATTTCATTAACAGGTGTATACCGGTCGGCATTTACAGACACGTTGTATCCCGTTACATTGCCACCACCTTCGAGGTTAAAATAACTATGGTTGGTAAGGTTGAGCACGGTCTTTTTATCGGTTGTGGCGGTATAGGCTATCTTCAACTCGTTTTTGTTACTTAAAGAAAACGTGATCGTTACTTTTAAATTACCGGGGAAGCCATTTTCTCCATCCTTAGACAAATAGGCGAGGGTTACCGATTGATCAGCAACTTTTACCCAATCCCAAACCTGCTCGTTAAAACCCATGGGCCCGCCATGCAGGTTATTGCCATTATTATTGAGTGGTAACTGATAGGTGGTTCCATCCAAAGTAAATTGTCCCTTAGCCATACGATTGGCATAGCGGCCTACTGTTGCACCGTAATTACGGCCGGTTGCCTTAATATATTCATCAATAGAGTTAAAGCCTACCACAATATCTACCGGTTTGCCCTTTTTATCGGGTATCACCGCACTTACCAGCCTGGCGCCATAATTGGTGATGGCTACCTGCATGCCTTTTTTATTACTTAAAAAAGCAATACCGGTTTTTTTACCATTCAGCTCCTTTTCAAATTTTGCAGGATCAAGGTAGGCGGGTCGCAGTTTTTGAGCGGCTATTACCAGCGTCAATAACACTCCAACAAGGAGACCAGCTAAACGCATGATAGCTTTTGTATAGTTTACAGGGGGCAAAGCAATTTTCATCAGTAAATTTTTATTATATCTTTGACAGATGGAATTCGCACAAAAAATTATCATCGCTTTGGTTATAATATAGCACGATAATTTTTGTTCTCATTTCATCCTGCCAATATACATCATCAGGCGCATAACTAATTTTTACAACGTTTGAATAGATTTATTGCCGCCCCTCCAAAGCCGCTACCGGATTGATTCGTCGGTTAACACAATAAAATATGCCGTTTACCGACCTTGTATTTACTTCCGCTTGTTTGCTGGCTAGGTTTGCAGCATGGCAAAAAACCTTACTATACACAGCGCCCCGTTGCTGATACTGCTTACTTGTTTTTCTACTGCTTTTGCACAAGATGGCCAGCCCGTTACGGTAAAAGGTAAAGTAGTTGATTCCTTACAGCAGCCCGTAGCATGGGCTACTAT belongs to Niabella yanshanensis and includes:
- a CDS encoding Gfo/Idh/MocA family protein, which gives rise to MSSRRKFLANSSMLALGGLALQSFNTQNFSGIITGAADQINIGVIGIKGMGWANTMSILKIAGVNLIALCDVDQSVLDDRLKELKGKNIDTGKIKTYKDYRGLLDNKDVDAVIIGTPDHWHALIMIDAVRAGKDVYVEKPVGNSIEECRAMVAAQEKYNKVVQAGQWQRSQQHFRDAIALVHSGQLGNIRTVKVNCYQGWMKPAPVVADSAPPPGVDYKMWLGPAKTRPFNSSRFHFNFRWFWDYAGGLMTDWGVHLMDYAIFGMNAPVPKTVSALGGRFAYPDLYQETPDTLTALYEFDGFNIVWDHAMGIDNGNYGKDHSIAFIGNNGTLELDRGGWQVIEEKRSEKKVSVPRKTPTDNGLDKHMENFVQVIRSRKMADLNCSIQTGAHIATVCQMGNIAFRSQEKVTWDKAGGKFTNSQLNKQYMMAPYHNGYKLPKL
- a CDS encoding RNA 2'-phosphotransferase, producing MITEKEAVRISRFLSLVLRHQPETIGLMLDENGWADVNLLIEKCNQQGVALNRELIEHVVATNTKKRFSFNEQKDLIRANQGHSIEVDLALSSQVPPEILFHGTAERFVSPIKEHGLIKQQRQHVHLSAEESTAVQVGQRHGKPFVFSVLTGQMHQDGFVFYLSDNGVWLTDHVPAKYLSF
- a CDS encoding aldose epimerase family protein, coding for MKIALPPVNYTKAIMRLAGLLVGVLLTLVIAAQKLRPAYLDPAKFEKELNGKKTGIAFLSNKKGMQVAITNYGARLVSAVIPDKKGKPVDIVVGFNSIDEYIKATGRNYGATVGRYANRMAKGQFTLDGTTYQLPLNNNGNNLHGGPMGFNEQVWDWVKVADQSVTLAYLSKDGENGFPGNLKVTITFSLSNKNELKIAYTATTDKKTVLNLTNHSYFNLEGGGNVTGYNVSVNADRYTPVNEMMLPTGEIAPVANTPFDLRRPIVVSAVVDQPNQQLQYGGGFDHNFALNKKKGSKRPEFAAMAVSPKSGITMKVFTTEPGIQFFTANTLKGADKDRNGQPINAREAFCFETQHFPDSPNHPNFPTTVLKPGEKFESATVYQLITE